The sequence GTTCTATTAACCACATTCCTGTGGGATGTTCGGCTACTATGTAGGTTTTGTTGATTTGAGCAACTGCTTTTAAAGGAATGGAAATGGAAAGAGGAGAATTTTGCCCTTGCGTTAAAGTTTGCGATTTGAATTGAGTATTATTAGTTTGATTGAAATTACCAATCTCTTCAAGGATGTTTTCTGGCGAATTTCTCTGGTTGAAGTTATAACCGCTTTTAGCTTCTGCGGCTTTGATGAGTTTACTTACTCGCGTTACCTGCAAAGATTCCTTAATGCTCGAACAATTAATGCTAAATGCTTTTTCAATCGATTGAGCAATTTGTTCTTGCCAATAATCCAATTGGTTGAGATAGATTTCTGTTTTTGCGGGGTTGCGATTCCAGTTAATCTGATTCGGGGAAACAGATAAGTGTAGAAAACAAACTGGATAGCGATCGCGCGGTAATGTTTTGTGAAATGCTCCGAGGACTGTTTGTTCTAGTTCCGAGCATTTAACCATACGTCCGTTTACCGCTATTCTTACCCAGTCGGGACGATGACGATGGCATCTATCTGGTAATCCGATGACTAATGATAAAGAAGAATTAACACGATCTAATTCAACTTTTAAGTCTTGCAAATCTGATGGATGAACTCTTCGCAGAAATTGAGACAGAGTTTCCTTAATATTGCCACTAGGATAAATAGCAAACCATTCGCGTTCATTTTGCCAAATTTGCCAGGTTACGTGGGGATGACACAAAGCAGTTTGCTGAATTACTGCTTGCACTGCTTTCATTTGTACGGCGATTGAAGGTAAACCTTGACGGCGGTTGTGACAATTACCGAATAAATTAGAAATTACAGCTACCGTTCCCGGCGCGATCGCAGCTGCTTCCAGAACTAAGGGTTCTCCCTTGTCGCCGTATACAATCCGCCAACCGTTAGAGCCTATTTTTCCTTCGGGATGATTCGATCCACGACTGATAATTTCTAAATCGGCTAAGGTTGTCAAACTGTGGAGTGCTTCACCACGAAAACCCAAACTATTAATTTTCCACAAATCTTTAGTCAAGCGAATCTTACTAGTGCTGTGGGCGCTTGCTGCTTGCTGCAAGTCTTCTAAACTCATTCCACAACCGTTATCCGCTACACGTACCCGCCACTGTTGGGGGTACACAGAAACTACAATCCTTGTCGCACCTGCATCTAAGGAATTTTCTATCAATTCCCGTACCACCGAAGCAAAAGAATCAATTACCTCTCCGGCTGCAATCAGATGTACGACTTCTGAAGGTAGAGCTTGGATAGTAGATGCCATAACGTACACTGTTGGCGAGGATACAAATTACTCTACCGCACAACCATGTTTTATTGTAGTTGTTAATAGAAATTCATGATTCTAAATGGTTCGCAATGATTTTATTTATACTGAGAGAAAATTATTAATTATGTTTTATATTTAACTATTCATTGCCTATTTATCTACTATTTTCATCGTATTACAAGCCTTAAGCCTTAAAAATACAAATATAAATTACTTTCATTTATCGTATTTATACATAGTAATAATGTATTTAATTTTAGATATTTCAATTGATGAATGAAACGATTATTAAACAAAATCAAGAATCAACTATCGTAAATTACTGCTGTCTAAATGAAACATTAGCTTCACACTCAGAACAATCGCAGCCCTGGCTTTAGTTCTAGTTTTAAAAAAGATTTAAATAGATGCTTTATTGATTTACACCAATTCTGTATGAGGCTGCGCTGAATCACTAATTTCCTTACGGACAAGCTCCGCTAACAGCCTAGAAGGCTGGGGCTAAACCTACAAAGCCAAACTGCGTTGGCTACATTCGGCACATCTTTATAAAGAAATTATTAGAATACTGGCTTGTTTATCAAGTTGGAAATATTCAGATTGATTTTCTAGCTTGTCGGTATCATTACGAGTAGAAATCGAGTTGCTTCAATTCACCTTTACTAAAAATACTAAAAAATAAAAATTCACTCGCTGCAACAAAAATCACTTTTCAACAATTATCTATTAACCATTACAGTTTTTTGCGATTTAGGATGGAGTAAACCATTTAACAACTGTGCCGGACGTTCGCCTCCGTATGGCCAAGCAAAAGCATGACGAAAAGCCGCATCCTGACAAGCCTGTAGCATTTCAAAGCCGATAATATCGTAGGTTAAAAGATTTTCGTACTCAAATGGTAAACGCACGTTATGCAACCCGGCGTTATCAGTGCAAATAGCAATATCAACTCCTGCATCAAAACAACGCTCGAACACCAACTTTAATTGTCGGATATCTTGCAAGGTGCCTGTCTTAATGTAAGTTGTCGGACAGATTTCCAAACATTGCCCTCTTCTTGCCACATCTTTAAGTAAATCTGGATGTTGCAACGGAATCTGGATACCGTGTCCAATTCGCATTAAATAGGGTAATAAATCGGGATGACACCCATCTTTGGTTTCATAAACATGCCCGGTAGTATTTAAACCAACAGATAAAGCATATTCGTAAAGCTTTGTCCATTCATCCATACGTTCGGCATAACCGCTGTCTCCGCCTGCTACGTCTACAGCACATACATACTGTCTATTTTGAGCAGCTAAATCTACAATCGCTTTATTCACTTCATATGGAAGACGCGAGTGCATACACAAAATTTGACTGGCAACAATCGGATATTCAGTAACATTGCTAGCTTTGCCTACAACGTTGACAATCTCCGCCATCTTGTCAATTCTCTGTGATTGACTTAAATCTTCAGGAGTTCGCAGGTAAGGAGTGTAGCGCAGTTCTAAATAAGCTAAATTTTCAAAAATGTACGCACCGCGCACCAAACGATAAATAAAATAGGGCAAAGTTTCTACAGTTTGCACGCTTTCAACTAAAGTATGTAACTCTAGATACTCTTCTAAGGTATTGCGCGGCTTAGTGTAAAACTCTTCAAATTCTTGATAATTCTGAAAGTCTTTGACTAACTCGTTGGAATGACGCTCGAAATATCCCCATAAAATCCGGGGTACAACCGAACCGCCCAAATGTCTATGCAATTCAGCGTATAAAGCCATAATTGATATTTCATACTAAAAATTTTATTAATATTAACAAAAACAAATAGAAAAAAAATATATACTCAATAAATTTTTGTGTGAAGTCTATCTAAATTCCCTGTTAACCTTAGCTATAGTATGCAGCAACTCCTTAGCAGTACAGGGTTTTGACATAAATGCTTTGACGTTAAGATTTAATTGAGAATCTGTATTGTAATTCATGACTAAGCCGCTGATGGCAACAATTT comes from Rivularia sp. PCC 7116 and encodes:
- a CDS encoding adenosine deaminase, translated to MALYAELHRHLGGSVVPRILWGYFERHSNELVKDFQNYQEFEEFYTKPRNTLEEYLELHTLVESVQTVETLPYFIYRLVRGAYIFENLAYLELRYTPYLRTPEDLSQSQRIDKMAEIVNVVGKASNVTEYPIVASQILCMHSRLPYEVNKAIVDLAAQNRQYVCAVDVAGGDSGYAERMDEWTKLYEYALSVGLNTTGHVYETKDGCHPDLLPYLMRIGHGIQIPLQHPDLLKDVARRGQCLEICPTTYIKTGTLQDIRQLKLVFERCFDAGVDIAICTDNAGLHNVRLPFEYENLLTYDIIGFEMLQACQDAAFRHAFAWPYGGERPAQLLNGLLHPKSQKTVMVNR
- the mutL gene encoding DNA mismatch repair endonuclease MutL: MASTIQALPSEVVHLIAAGEVIDSFASVVRELIENSLDAGATRIVVSVYPQQWRVRVADNGCGMSLEDLQQAASAHSTSKIRLTKDLWKINSLGFRGEALHSLTTLADLEIISRGSNHPEGKIGSNGWRIVYGDKGEPLVLEAAAIAPGTVAVISNLFGNCHNRRQGLPSIAVQMKAVQAVIQQTALCHPHVTWQIWQNEREWFAIYPSGNIKETLSQFLRRVHPSDLQDLKVELDRVNSSLSLVIGLPDRCHRHRPDWVRIAVNGRMVKCSELEQTVLGAFHKTLPRDRYPVCFLHLSVSPNQINWNRNPAKTEIYLNQLDYWQEQIAQSIEKAFSINCSSIKESLQVTRVSKLIKAAEAKSGYNFNQRNSPENILEEIGNFNQTNNTQFKSQTLTQGQNSPLSISIPLKAVAQINKTYIVAEHPTGMWLIEQHIAHERVLYEQICEHWQLVQCEPPIILYQLSPEQIEQLQRISLEIEPFGEELWAIRQVPALLQQREDCAEAILELSKGGDLKTAQVAVACRSAIRNGTVLSVPQMQQLLDEWQRTRNPRTCPHGRPIYLSLEETSLARFFRRNWVIGKSHGI